A segment of the Desulfuromonas acetoxidans DSM 684 genome:
TGAGGCCTTGACGCAGGGCGAAGCGGAGCTTGCCAAGGAACGAGAACAGTTGACCGAACAACAGCAGGGACTCGCCGAAATCGATGTTGAACTGGCGCGTGGTGTCGAACGCCAGCAGCGCTTGCACAGCGATTTGCATCGCGAAAAGAAAGCGGTTTCCGATCAGCAGCAACGTCAGCTTGATCGCCAACGACGACTTGAACAATGCGGTGAAGAGTTGCTGACTCTCAAGCAGCAGCAGGTAGATGGACAGGCCCGACTTCAGGTGCTGCTGGAGCGCCGTCAACGTGAACAGCAGCGTCAGGCAGGCATTGAGGAACAGACGCGTGTTCTGCATGAAAAAGTTGAACAGTTGGACCAGCAGGCGCGGCAGAAACGCAGTGCCTTGAACGGGGCAACGGAACAACACAGTCATCTGCAGATCAAGGTGCGAGAGCATCATTTGGAGCTGGAACATCTGCACCAGACAATTCGCGATAAGTATCAGGTCGATTTGACACGCCAGGATGATCTTGATCCCCATCAGGTTCATCAGGCCACGGAAAAGCTGCACAAGTTGCGGGTACGCCTTGAAGCCTTTGGTGAAGTGAACCTGATGGCCATTGAAGAGTTCACTGCGCTGGAGGAACGTTTTGATTTTCTGGAAAAACAGCGCGATGATGTTCATGCCTCCATTGACGATCTGCAAACGGCCATTAGCCGCATTAATCGCACCACGCGCAAGCGTTTTAAAGAGGCGTTTGAACAGGTTAACGAACAATTCAAGCAGGTGTTTCCTCGCCTGTTTGTCGGTGGCGAGGCCGAGCTGCGTTTGACGGATGAAAGCGATTTGCTCGAAAGTGGCATTGACATCATTGCCCAGCCGCCCGGGAAAAAACTGCAGAATGTCGGCTTGCTTTCCGGTGGTGAAAAAGCGTTGACGGCTGTGGCGCTGATCTTTGCCATTTTTTTGATCAAGCCGTCACCGTTTTGTGTGTTGGATGAGGTTGACGCACCGCTTGATGATGCCAATATCGGTCGCTTTAACGATATGGTCAAAGAGATGTCGCGCTCATCGCAATTTGTGGTTATTACCCACAATACCCGTACCATGGAAATTGCCGACACCCTGTTTGGTGTCACCATGGAAGAGCCAGGTGTCTCCTCGCTGGTAGCCGTGCGCATGGATGAATTGGCGGCGAGTTAACGACTTCCATAGCGGAGCTTTTGGGTACGTCGACAGATTTTATAGCAAACGGAAGGAGAGTTCATGCCGTTCAAGCATCTTCTTACACCTCTGGTGGAAAGTGGTCAGGGGGTTAGTTGTGCCATTATTGCCGATTGGGATGGGGAAGCCGTTGACTGGTTCTCTCTGTGGGCGGAAATGGACGATTTGAAGATCTTTGGCGCCCATCAGGGCATCTTGCTCAGTCATTTTCGTCGCTGTCTCAACGAAAGCCGATTTGGTCCCATTGAAGAAATCGTCATTCGCACCGAGAGTGTAGATTGGTTTGTGTTTCCTATCACAACAGAGTATTATCTGGCTCTTTGTGCTGACTCGGATCGATTCAGTGCCCTTATCCGTCAGGCAGCCCGTCTCTGTGTCGAAGAACTTCGCCTGGAGTTTGAGGCTTAAATGATTTCGTGCGCCCATTTCAGGGCTTTTATGCCTTTTTGTTTAAGGCGCTTAGCTTTGTTTTTTATGTTTGTTTTTGAATAGAATTTATAGGAAAAATAATCAGTTATGCAGTGGTCAGAACTAATGGATAGTGTGTATCAATCGTGGCGCTCTGTGGGTGAATTCTTTTCAGGGCTCATGGCTCAATTGGTTGTGCTCGTCCAGCAGGCGGTTTCCTGGTTGGTCGCGGTCTATGCTCAGTGGGGAGTCCCGGTCGAAAAGCAGCTCCTTGCGGCGTATGCAACGCTGTATCTGGGAGCGACACTATTGGTGTTGTTTCTGGTCTGGCGGCTGGTTCGGCGTCGGCGTCGTAAATCGCTGCAGCCTCCGGCACCCGAACCCGCCGAAGTGGCTCCGGATGCGTCGGTTGGACAGG
Coding sequences within it:
- a CDS encoding roadblock/LC7 domain-containing protein; amino-acid sequence: MPFKHLLTPLVESGQGVSCAIIADWDGEAVDWFSLWAEMDDLKIFGAHQGILLSHFRRCLNESRFGPIEEIVIRTESVDWFVFPITTEYYLALCADSDRFSALIRQAARLCVEELRLEFEA